The following are encoded together in the Bos mutus isolate GX-2022 chromosome 3, NWIPB_WYAK_1.1, whole genome shotgun sequence genome:
- the POLR3GL gene encoding DNA-directed RNA polymerase III subunit RPC7-like — MASRGGGRGCGRGQLTFNVEAVGIGKGDALPPPTLQPSPLFPPLEFRPVPLPSGEEGEYVLALKQELRGAMRQLPYFIRPAVPKRDVERYSDKYQMSGPIDNAIDWNPDWRRLPRELRIRVRKLQKERTTIILPKRPPKTTEDKEETIQKLETLEKKEEEVTSEEDEEKEEEEEKEEEEEEEYDEEEHEEETDYIMSYFDNGEDFGGDSDDNMDEAIY, encoded by the exons ATGGCCAGCCGGGGTGGGGGCCGGGGTTGTGGCCGGGGCCAGTTGACCTTCAACGTGGAGGCTGTGGGCATTGGAAAGGGGGATGCTTTGCCCCCACCCACCCTACAGCCTTCTCCACTCTTCCCT CCCTTGGAGTTCCGCCCAGTGCCTCTGCcctcaggagaggaaggggaataTGTCCTGGCCCTGAAGCAGGAGCTTCGAGGCGCCATGCGGCAGCTCCCCTACTTCATCCGGCCTGCTGTCCCCAAGAGAG ATGTGGAACGTTACTCAGACAAATATCAGATGTCAGGGCCGATTGACAATGCCATCGATTGGAACCCTG ATTGGCGACGTCTGCCCCGGGAGCTAAGGATCCGAGTGCGGAAGCTACAGAAGGAAC GGACCACCATTATACTCCCCAAGAGACCCCCTAAGACCACAGAAGATAAGGAGGAAACAATACAGAAACTAGAG ACTctggagaagaaggaggaagaagtgacttcagaggaagatgaggagaaagaagaagaagaagagaaggaagaggaagaagaagaggagtaTGATGAAGAAGAACATGAAGAG gaaACTGATTACATCATGTCATATTTTGACAATGGGGAGGACTTTGGGGGTGACAGTGATGACAATATGGATGAGGCTATATACTga